Genomic DNA from Paenibacillus sp. KS-LC4:
ATTCGAAGGAACCCAGCGTATAAAAAATGTAAAGCGAGATGGGATTGACGATGGTCATTAACACGCCATAAAGGATTGTAAAAATGATTTTGGCTTTTAACTCGACTTTGTAAGCTTGGGCCAAGCTAAAGATGACAAGCAGCGCAAAAGCCGAGGATACAACAGGCGAGATATAAAAAAATAAATACAGAGAATCCAGCACGATAAACACAATGAAATAAAGGAGGCGATGAGGCTTCCTGGTAGACTTGCCAAAAACCGAGTCGAAGAAAAAAGAGACTTGGACGCACATCACAAAAGCAATAATGAATACGTACAACAGATTGCCCTCAATCATATTCATTGACCCTCAGAATCATAAATTTTGTATAAAAATCCTTCACTTCCTTGATTTTCGAACGGCCGATCGGCAGCTCTATGCCACTCGACATAAGAACGACTCCACTTGCAAACTTCTTCACATGGAGCAGATTAATAATAATGGAACGATGGATTTGCAGGAAGTTGCTGTCCTTCAAGGCTGTAGCATAATCGGCTAGGATGCCTTTGCTTTCATAGATGCCATGTGAGGTCATAAAATTAAGCTTGCTCTTGATGGTTAAGCTTTTGGCCGCCTCGATGCCAATGATGTCATCATATTTTAAAACGACCTCATCATAGGCTGACTTGATGACCAGAAATTTTTTGTTAAGCGCTTGAAAGTATTGGCATAGCTTTATTATTTTTTCCTCCAGCATCGCAGGGGCTACCGGCTTTAATAAATATTGAAAGGTCATGACATCGAAGCTTTCGACCATATATTCCGGGTAGCTTGTCAGAAAGACAATTTGCTCATCAAGGCGATGGAGGCCTCTTATTTTTCGCGCGGTTTGAATGCCGTTCAGTCCATTCATTTCGACATCCAATATTAGAATATGGAAGGGCGTTTCCTCTCGCTCATAATGAGCTAGAAGCTGTTCCCCCGAGCTGAATAATTCAATTTCAAAATCAATATTGGACTTGATCGACAAAGCAATCAGCATGCTTCTAACGAGCTCTCTTTGCTGCTCCTCGTCCTCACAAATCGCTACTCTATACATATAGGATACCTCCCTAAGCTTCATTTGCGTCATTGTACAACGATATCTAAATATCATACTATCATACAATTTTTTGGCCTTGGATAAACAAACTATTGGATGAAAGGCATATTTGAATCCTTCAAATGGCATAGTGGTACATATAAACGGTGACCTGATTGAAGAAGATATCATTAAGTAGTCCCCGCAGCCATGAAGAGCGATCATTTCTAGTGGCTAGCTCTGGCAAATCATGCGTTTCATTGTTATACTGAGTCTGCATCTGTCTATTCCGTTGGCTGCACAGCAGGTCTGTCAGCTAATACAGGCGTAGGAGATGCTTTTTCATTTTTAAAATATAGGAAAGCATATGCTTTCGCCATTCTTTCTCTATATTTCTCAAAATGAAACGCGCCGCGGCGCCAGAGGACGGCGAGAGTCGTTTCACCTTGGCTGGTTTTAGGCGGCAAGCAATGGTCTCGATTTTGAGCCAACGATAAAGGAGTGATTTTTTTGAGCAAGGCGAAGGGCAAGGGTGGAACAGGCAGGGGAACGGACAAGAAGGGCTGGAATCGGTGGCAGGCTAGTGCCAATAAAGCCAAAAACGCGCCTAAGCCTTATAAAAGCAAAGGGACTAAAAATCAAGCTGGAGCAGCAGCTTCAGGTACTCAAAAAGGCGAGAAGCCTAGCGTTTAGTCCAAAAGTAAAAAACTTAAACGTTCCATATATTAACGCATAGCATGAATAATGATATTATAGAAATAACTGAAATCTTGGGCAGCATGAAGCAGTGCTTTCCAGAAGGTTTTTTTTGAAAATTCTCGGACTGAAACGCGCAGAGCTGCCTAAAGGACGGCGACAGCCGTTTTATCTTGAGTGTTTACTTGAGTGTTTAAAAGGTTTTTAAAAAGATCAGACTTCATGTATAAGAAATTTGCATGGGCTTACAGTCGAT
This window encodes:
- a CDS encoding DUF3934 family protein, encoding MSKAKGKGGTGRGTDKKGWNRWQASANKAKNAPKPYKSKGTKNQAGAAASGTQKGEKPSV
- a CDS encoding LytTR family DNA-binding domain-containing protein — its product is MYRVAICEDEEQQRELVRSMLIALSIKSNIDFEIELFSSGEQLLAHYEREETPFHILILDVEMNGLNGIQTARKIRGLHRLDEQIVFLTSYPEYMVESFDVMTFQYLLKPVAPAMLEEKIIKLCQYFQALNKKFLVIKSAYDEVVLKYDDIIGIEAAKSLTIKSKLNFMTSHGIYESKGILADYATALKDSNFLQIHRSIIINLLHVKKFASGVVLMSSGIELPIGRSKIKEVKDFYTKFMILRVNEYD